The nucleotide window CCCATCGCGGCGACCGTCCACTCGCACTGCTTCGTCTCGGGCGTGTGCGGGGCGTGGTCGGTGCCGACGGTGTCGATCGTGCCGTCGGCCAGGGCCTCGCGCAGCGCCATGACGTCGGCCTCGCGGCGCAGCGGCGGGTTCACCTTGAACACCGGGTCGTACGAGCGCACGAGCTCCTCGGTGAGGAGGAGGTGGTGCGGGGTGACCTCCGCGGTGACACGCACGCCCTGCTCCTTGGCCCAGCGGATGAGGCGCACGGAGCCCTCGGTGGAGACGTGGCAGACGTGCAGGCGGGAGTCCACGTGCTGGGCGAGCAGCACGTCGCGGGCGATGATCGCCTCCTCGGCCACGGCGGGCCAGCCGGGCAGGCCGAGGATCCCGGAGAGCTCGGACTCGTTCATCTGGGCGCCGGCGGTGAGCTTGGGCTCCTGGGCGTGCTGGGCCACGAACCCGCCGAAGGACTTCACGTACTCGAGCGCGCGGCGCATGAGCACGGCGTCGTGCACGCACATGCCGTCGTCGGAGAACATCCGCACGCGGGCCTGGGAGTCGGCCATCGCGCCGAGGTCGGCGAGGGCCTCGCCGGCCAGGCCCACGGTCACGGCGCCCACGGGGTGCACGTCGCACCAGCCGGCGTCGCGGCCCAGGCGCCAGACCTGCTCGACGACGCCCGCGGTGTCCGCGGTGGGGGTCGAGTTGGCCATGGCGTGCACGGAGGTGAACCCGCCCATCGCGGCGGCGCGGGTGCCGGTCTCCACGGTCTCCGCGTCCTCCTTGCCGGGCTGACGCAGGTGGGTGTGGAGGTCCACGAGCCCGGGCAGGACGATCAGGCCGGTGCAGTCGAGCACCTCGGCGGCGCCGGCGGCCGGGTGGGCGGACGCGTCCGGGCCGACGGCGGCGACCAGGCCGTCCGCCACGAGGACGTCGGCGCTCTCCCCGGAGGCGAGGGCGGCGCCGCGCAGCAGCACGGGGGCGGGGC belongs to Micrococcus sp. 2A and includes:
- a CDS encoding dihydroorotase; the encoded protein is MSAPVTRPAPVLLRGAALASGESADVLVADGLVAAVGPDASAHPAAGAAEVLDCTGLIVLPGLVDLHTHLRQPGKEDAETVETGTRAAAMGGFTSVHAMANSTPTADTAGVVEQVWRLGRDAGWCDVHPVGAVTVGLAGEALADLGAMADSQARVRMFSDDGMCVHDAVLMRRALEYVKSFGGFVAQHAQEPKLTAGAQMNESELSGILGLPGWPAVAEEAIIARDVLLAQHVDSRLHVCHVSTEGSVRLIRWAKEQGVRVTAEVTPHHLLLTEELVRSYDPVFKVNPPLRREADVMALREALADGTIDTVGTDHAPHTPETKQCEWTVAAMGMTGLETALPVVQQAMVETGLLDWAGVARVLSVNPARIAGLTDQGQAGDDGAPRVGAVANLVVWDPSVRRTVDPEAHLTRSRNSPYRGMELPGATVHTLYRGHRVVADGAPATPYRHPAAAETGEASR